GGACCGTCGTCAACGAGCGCGACGGGCTCGGTGACGAGACGCCGCCCGACTACCTGACCTCGGTGCGCGATGGCGGCTTCTACGGCTGGCCCTATTGCTACTGGGGCCAGACGGTCGACGACCGCGTGCCGCAGGATGCCGCGATGGTGGCAAAGGCGATCACGCCGGACTATGCGCTCGGCGGACACACGGCCTCGCTCGGCCTCTGCTGGATGCCGGCCGGCAGCCTGCCCGGCTTCCCCGACGGCATGGTGATCGGCCAGCACGGCTCCTGGAACCGCTCGACGCTGAGCGGCTACAAGGTGGTGTTCGTGCCGTTCGAGAACGGCAAACCCTCTGGTCCTGCGCGAGACATCCTGTCCGGATTCCTCGCGCCCGACGAGAAGGAGTCCTACGGCCGTCCGGTCGGCGTCGCGCTCGGGCCTGACGGCTCGCTGCTGGTGGCCGACGACGTCGGCAACGTCATCTGGCGCGTGACCGGCGCGTAAGCGCGCTCACGTCCCGATGCTGAGCGTGGCGCGCTGCTTGCGCAACAAGGCGATCACGGACAATGCCGTGATCATGCCGGTCTTCGGGTTCTCGGAGGGGATGTTCTCGATTCCCATCGAGAAGCGCGCGGAATCGGCCTCCACCTCGATGCGGTGGACGTTGCGCGTCACCGTCGGATCCGCCCAGATCTCAACGATGGTGCGATCGGGGCCGATGCCCGCCAGCGACAGCGCGACCGCGACGTTGAGATTGGCTGGAAAGCCCTTGGCCGCTTCGCGCGCGGTGCCCGCGAACAGCATGAGCGGCTCGCGCAAATTGTCGATGTCGATGCCGTTCTGCACGATGAACGGCGCGCCCTTCAGTCCGTCGATCGGCTTGCGCGTGACCATCTTGACGGAATGGATGGTGCCGACGGCTGCCGCGTTCACCGCGTCCAGCCCGATCAGCGCGCCGGTCGGCACGATGATGCGGCCGCCATGGGCCTTGGCGAGATCGATGAGGTCGGAATTGTCCAAAAGCGCGCCGACGCTGACGACGACCGCCGCCTTCCCTCGCCTCAGCACGGGTTCGACGATACTCCGCAGCACACCGCTCGGCGCACATTCGACGACGATGTCAGCCGCCTCGGAAAGCTGTTCGATCGGCAGTATGGCCGGCGAATGGCGCAGGCCGCTCAGGAAGCTGCGATGCCTGTCCGGCTCGCGCGCCGCGATCGCCGACAGCACAAGGCCCTCGAGGCCGCGATCGAGCTCAGCTGCGATCTTGGCGCCGATCGAGCCCAATCCCGCGATCGCGACCCGCAAATCCTTCTGATGGTCGGCCATGCGCAACACCTCCGCCTAGGCTCTTCATAGCTCAGGCGTTTCGTGCGCGCAAAGCCGCCTCACCAGCGGCAGTTCTCACTGCTCGAAAGTGCGGACGCCGTGGATGCCCGCATCGGTGCGGATCATGCGGCCCTTTTTGCCGTCGGAGCTGACAAAAATGTCCCGATGCGCGGTGCCGCCGGGCTGGCCGTCCATGACCATCGCGCCGCTGCAATCCGCGTTGATGGTGTACGTACCCTGGAGATTCTCCTGCGCCGGGCTGTTCGTCTGACGTTCGAGGTCTGCTTGCCCGAAAACGTGCCGCTGCCGTCAAAAAAGGCGAGCCCC
This genomic interval from Bradyrhizobium sp. CB82 contains the following:
- a CDS encoding aspartate dehydrogenase produces the protein MADHQKDLRVAIAGLGSIGAKIAAELDRGLEGLVLSAIAAREPDRHRSFLSGLRHSPAILPIEQLSEAADIVVECAPSGVLRSIVEPVLRRGKAAVVVSVGALLDNSDLIDLAKAHGGRIIVPTGALIGLDAVNAAAVGTIHSVKMVTRKPIDGLKGAPFIVQNGIDIDNLREPLMLFAGTAREAAKGFPANLNVAVALSLAGIGPDRTIVEIWADPTVTRNVHRIEVEADSARFSMGIENIPSENPKTGMITALSVIALLRKQRATLSIGT